The following coding sequences are from one Pseudonocardia sp. EC080619-01 window:
- a CDS encoding IclR family transcriptional regulator, with translation MAGESRETVGSVLRACRLLEHFGADRPVITLAELTAASGLNKPTVHRLMTSFVEAGWVHRDAAGAYRIRMPVFAVGAAALAEFDLRTEARPALEELAARFGDTAFLMVPADAGAVCIDRVEGGKPLVVAGIGIGTVLPYHAAAAPVVMAAFDPALRERVLGGELRAFTGSTHVDPAELAAHLDEARASGIAVSRDDYLGGVSAVAAPILGADGALVATVSLGGRSEDFTGPDGEARAAAVAEAGRGLSTTIGARPA, from the coding sequence GTGGCCGGTGAGAGCCGGGAGACCGTCGGCTCGGTGCTGCGGGCCTGCCGTCTGCTCGAACACTTCGGCGCCGACCGCCCGGTGATCACCCTCGCCGAGCTGACGGCCGCGAGCGGGCTGAACAAGCCGACCGTGCACCGGCTGATGACCTCGTTCGTCGAGGCCGGGTGGGTGCACCGCGACGCGGCGGGGGCCTACCGGATCCGGATGCCGGTCTTCGCCGTCGGCGCCGCCGCGCTGGCCGAGTTCGACCTGCGCACCGAGGCGCGACCCGCCCTGGAGGAGCTCGCCGCCCGGTTCGGTGACACCGCGTTCCTGATGGTGCCCGCCGACGCGGGAGCGGTCTGCATCGACCGCGTCGAGGGCGGGAAGCCGCTGGTCGTTGCCGGTATCGGGATCGGGACGGTGCTGCCGTACCACGCGGCGGCGGCGCCGGTCGTGATGGCGGCGTTCGATCCGGCGCTGCGCGAGCGGGTGCTCGGTGGCGAGCTACGGGCCTTCACCGGTTCCACGCACGTCGACCCGGCGGAGCTGGCCGCGCACCTCGACGAGGCCCGGGCGAGCGGGATCGCGGTGAGCCGGGACGACTACCTGGGCGGGGTGTCGGCGGTCGCCGCGCCGATCCTCGGGGCGGACGGCGCGCTCGTCGCGACCGTCAGCCTCGGCGGGCGCAGCGAGGACTTCACCGGCCCCGACGGCGAGGCGCGGGCCGCCGCGGTCGCGGAGGCCGGGCGGGGGCTCAGCACGACGATCGGCGCCCGGCCGGCCTGA
- a CDS encoding CdaR family transcriptional regulator, whose translation MLSLELERRLGLDAAARRGRERLLATLDRGVVDDDVAGRRLAAAGLPETPLRAAVVAAPRPGELAADLAAVLPDALVRVVPGPADPGDADGRVELAAPAGVDLVAVLGALAAHRPAGIGIAVRPGALAVSLRQARSALPVARLTGRPAHADDVASSRMLLALLDHDRLRAFADAVLGPFDADPRGAELLRAVAAFVEHNGHWAATASALGVHRHTVRNRIETAEGVSGRRLGSAQDRHELWLALRARDLGRAGAP comes from the coding sequence TTGCTGTCCCTGGAACTGGAACGGCGGCTCGGCCTGGACGCGGCCGCCCGCCGGGGCCGGGAACGGCTGCTCGCCACCCTGGACCGCGGCGTGGTCGACGACGACGTCGCCGGACGCCGGCTCGCCGCCGCCGGGCTGCCCGAGACGCCGCTGCGTGCCGCGGTCGTCGCCGCCCCACGGCCGGGCGAGCTCGCCGCCGACCTCGCGGCCGTCCTGCCGGACGCCCTGGTCAGGGTCGTCCCCGGCCCCGCCGACCCCGGGGACGCCGACGGGCGGGTGGAGCTCGCGGCGCCGGCCGGCGTGGACCTGGTCGCCGTGCTCGGCGCGCTCGCCGCGCACCGCCCGGCCGGGATCGGGATCGCCGTGCGGCCCGGGGCGCTGGCGGTGTCGCTGCGGCAGGCCCGCTCGGCGCTGCCGGTCGCCCGGCTGACGGGGCGGCCGGCGCACGCCGACGACGTCGCGTCCAGCCGGATGCTGCTCGCCCTGCTCGACCACGACCGGCTGCGCGCGTTCGCCGACGCCGTCCTCGGTCCGTTCGACGCCGACCCGCGGGGTGCGGAGCTCCTGCGGGCGGTCGCCGCGTTCGTCGAGCACAACGGGCACTGGGCGGCCACCGCGTCGGCGCTGGGCGTGCACCGGCACACCGTGCGGAACCGGATCGAGACCGCCGAGGGGGTGAGCGGGCGGCGGCTCGGGTCCGCGCAGGACCGGCACGAGCTGTGGCTGGCGCTGCGGGCCCGCGACCTCGGCCGTGCCGGGGCCCCCTGA
- the speB gene encoding agmatinase: protein MPVGPVDASAVPRFAGPTTFARLPRIDEVERADVTVLGLPFDTGVSYRPGARFGPAHVRASSKLLRPYHPPLRVSPFAAQQVADAGDLGINPFDIGEAIATIEQAADRLRAGGSTLLALGGDHTVALPLLRSVARTHGPVAVVHFDAHLDTWDTYFGADITHGTPFRNAAEEGLLDPQRCLHVGIRGPLYGEHDLTDDEVLGFQVIGTDAFQTDGVPAVVERMRRRLGTGPVYVSVDVDVLDPAHAPGTGTPEAGGLTTRELLHVLRSLVGVDVVGADVVEVAPAYDHAEITGIAAAHVAYELLSVLAANRKG, encoded by the coding sequence ATGCCCGTCGGCCCCGTGGACGCCAGCGCCGTCCCCCGTTTCGCAGGCCCCACCACCTTCGCCCGGCTCCCCCGGATCGACGAGGTGGAGCGCGCCGACGTGACCGTGCTGGGACTGCCGTTCGACACCGGCGTCTCCTACCGGCCGGGTGCCCGGTTCGGCCCCGCGCACGTGCGGGCGTCGTCGAAGCTGCTGCGGCCCTACCACCCGCCGCTGCGGGTCTCCCCGTTCGCGGCGCAGCAGGTCGCCGACGCCGGCGACCTGGGGATCAACCCGTTCGACATCGGCGAGGCGATCGCGACGATCGAGCAGGCCGCCGACCGGCTGCGTGCCGGCGGCTCCACGCTGCTCGCCCTCGGCGGGGACCACACCGTCGCGCTCCCCCTGCTGCGCTCGGTGGCCCGCACCCACGGCCCGGTCGCCGTCGTGCACTTCGACGCGCACCTCGACACCTGGGACACCTACTTCGGCGCGGACATCACCCACGGGACGCCGTTCCGCAACGCGGCCGAGGAGGGCCTGCTCGACCCGCAGCGCTGCCTGCACGTCGGGATCCGCGGGCCGCTCTACGGCGAGCACGACCTCACCGACGACGAGGTCCTCGGCTTCCAGGTGATCGGCACCGACGCGTTCCAGACCGACGGCGTCCCGGCCGTCGTCGAGCGGATGCGACGGCGGCTGGGCACCGGCCCGGTCTACGTCTCGGTCGACGTCGACGTCCTCGACCCGGCGCACGCGCCCGGCACCGGCACCCCGGAGGCGGGTGGTCTGACCACCCGGGAGCTGCTGCACGTGCTGCGGTCCCTGGTCGGGGTGGACGTCGTCGGGGCCGACGTCGTCGAGGTCGCCCCGGCGTACGACCACGCCGAGATCACCGGGATCGCCGCGGCGCACGTCGCCTACGAGCTGCTGTCCGTGCTGGCCGCCAACCGGAAGGGCTGA
- a CDS encoding sodium:solute symporter, with the protein MDIAVVVLYLAAMIAFGFWGRRRTRDRSDFLVAGRRLGPWLYSGTMAAVVLGGASTIGGVGLGYEYGISGMWLVVAIGSGILVLSLLFSARIQRLGVFTVGQMLELRYGSGLGAPAGIVMWAYTLMLAVTSTIAYATIFGVLLDLPRVPSILIGGAVVVVYSTLGGMWSVTLTDFVQFLIKTVGIFLVLLPVVLWRAGGWDGLAAAVPADALSLTSIGGGTIVTYFVTYGFGLLIGQDIWQRVFTARSPAVAHWAGTGAGLYCLAYGVAGALIGTAAQVIVPGLAERDDAFAAIVEAAMPPVAAGLVLAAALSAVMSTSSGALLATATVFNQDLVGRFRRPSGDDELAGNRWAVAGFGVVMIAVSCLLQEVVAALTLAYGILVGGLLVPVLGGLVWRRATRAGALAAMATGTVATLGTMLALGDLYANEPVFAGIGSGLVVFVVVSLLTRPTGDDVRAEWERRSGRTRVGQPDSG; encoded by the coding sequence ATGGACATCGCCGTCGTCGTCCTCTACCTGGCCGCGATGATCGCCTTCGGGTTCTGGGGGCGGCGCCGCACCCGGGACCGCAGCGACTTCCTCGTCGCGGGCCGGCGGCTCGGGCCGTGGCTGTACTCGGGGACGATGGCCGCCGTCGTCCTCGGTGGAGCTTCCACCATCGGCGGGGTCGGGCTCGGTTACGAGTACGGGATCTCCGGGATGTGGCTGGTCGTCGCCATCGGCAGCGGGATCCTGGTGCTGTCGCTGCTGTTCTCGGCGCGGATCCAGCGGCTGGGCGTGTTCACCGTCGGCCAGATGCTGGAGCTCCGCTACGGCTCCGGCCTGGGCGCGCCCGCCGGGATCGTGATGTGGGCGTACACCCTGATGCTGGCGGTGACGTCGACGATCGCCTACGCGACGATCTTCGGGGTGCTGCTGGACCTGCCGCGGGTGCCGTCGATCCTGATCGGCGGGGCCGTGGTGGTGGTCTACTCCACGCTCGGCGGGATGTGGTCGGTGACGCTCACCGACTTCGTCCAGTTCCTGATCAAGACGGTCGGGATCTTCCTGGTCCTGCTGCCGGTGGTGCTGTGGCGGGCAGGCGGGTGGGACGGCCTCGCCGCCGCGGTCCCGGCCGACGCCCTGTCGCTCACCTCCATCGGCGGCGGCACCATCGTCACCTACTTCGTCACCTACGGCTTCGGGCTGCTGATCGGCCAGGACATCTGGCAGCGCGTGTTCACCGCCCGCTCCCCCGCCGTCGCCCACTGGGCCGGGACCGGGGCGGGCCTGTACTGCCTGGCCTACGGCGTCGCGGGCGCGCTGATCGGGACGGCCGCGCAGGTGATCGTCCCCGGCCTCGCCGAGCGGGACGACGCGTTCGCCGCGATCGTCGAGGCAGCGATGCCCCCGGTCGCCGCCGGCCTGGTGCTCGCCGCGGCGCTGTCCGCGGTCATGTCGACCTCCAGCGGCGCGCTGCTGGCGACCGCGACCGTGTTCAACCAGGACCTGGTCGGCCGGTTCCGCCGCCCGTCCGGCGACGACGAACTCGCCGGGAACCGGTGGGCGGTCGCCGGGTTCGGGGTGGTGATGATCGCGGTGTCCTGCCTGCTCCAGGAAGTCGTCGCTGCACTCACCCTCGCCTACGGGATCCTCGTCGGCGGTCTGCTGGTGCCGGTGCTCGGCGGGCTCGTGTGGCGGCGCGCCACCCGCGCCGGGGCACTGGCCGCGATGGCGACCGGGACCGTCGCGACACTCGGGACGATGCTGGCCCTCGGCGATCTCTACGCGAACGAGCCGGTGTTCGCCGGGATCGGGTCGGGGCTGGTCGTGTTCGTCGTGGTGTCCCTGCTGACCCGGCCGACCGGCGACGACGTCCGGGCCGAGTGGGAGCGCCGCAGCGGGCGGACGCGGGTGGGTCAGCCGGACTCGGGATGA
- a CDS encoding HNH endonuclease signature motif containing protein, producing the protein MTAVQEPPRTGLPAGDPGFPQVDLALVQLAAEQAAHDDLSGVSEAELIDQIQQLESVQHSLAALQATRVRAFARLHVENGITAGRTDPDRLQRGVVAQVGLACRVSPTEARRRVSTARDLHDGLDHVRGLFGAGELSAAKVTAVVTACSDLDRAERAAVDIRLAAHDLTRLGIRRLQDLVRKFAAEVAPGKFLARVESARAERRVTLRPAPDAMTYLTAYLPVEQGVACLAALNKAFTEVSVNPAPLTRTRGQVMADTLVERLTGQAIATDVDVEVQVVVPIEALLDPDSPLPAEVPGHGPVPVDLLATSEGRKTLRRLVTSDGVVIGGDSRQRTFTGLLARLVRARAGNRCTEPYCDAPVRHIDHIHRDAEGGATELDNGRGVCEFHNHVREQAGWRVARGPDGGVRTTTPTGHTYLAPG; encoded by the coding sequence ATGACCGCGGTCCAGGAACCTCCACGCACCGGCCTCCCTGCCGGGGATCCGGGGTTCCCGCAGGTCGATCTGGCGCTGGTCCAGTTGGCCGCGGAGCAGGCCGCGCACGACGACTTGTCCGGTGTCTCCGAAGCGGAGTTGATCGACCAGATCCAGCAGCTGGAGTCGGTGCAGCACTCCCTCGCGGCGTTGCAGGCGACCCGGGTGCGGGCGTTCGCCCGGCTCCATGTGGAGAACGGCATCACGGCCGGGCGGACGGATCCGGATCGGCTGCAGCGGGGTGTGGTCGCGCAGGTCGGGTTGGCCTGCCGGGTCTCACCGACCGAGGCGCGGCGCCGGGTAAGTACAGCTCGGGACCTGCACGACGGTCTCGATCATGTGCGTGGGCTGTTCGGCGCCGGTGAGTTGAGCGCGGCGAAGGTGACGGCGGTGGTGACCGCCTGTTCGGATCTGGACCGCGCCGAACGCGCCGCAGTGGATATCCGCCTGGCCGCCCACGATCTGACCCGGCTCGGGATCCGGCGGTTGCAGGACCTCGTACGCAAGTTCGCCGCCGAGGTGGCGCCGGGGAAGTTCCTCGCCCGGGTCGAGTCCGCCCGCGCCGAGCGGCGGGTGACGCTGCGCCCGGCACCGGATGCGATGACGTATCTGACCGCGTACCTGCCGGTCGAGCAGGGCGTGGCATGTCTGGCCGCCCTGAACAAGGCCTTCACCGAGGTGTCGGTGAACCCCGCACCACTGACCCGGACCCGCGGGCAGGTCATGGCCGACACGCTCGTCGAGCGCCTCACCGGACAGGCGATCGCGACCGATGTGGACGTCGAGGTCCAGGTCGTCGTCCCGATCGAGGCGCTGCTGGACCCGGACTCGCCACTCCCGGCGGAGGTCCCCGGCCACGGCCCGGTCCCGGTCGACCTCCTGGCCACGAGCGAGGGGAGGAAGACCCTGCGCCGCCTGGTCACCTCCGACGGAGTCGTGATCGGCGGGGACTCCCGCCAGCGCACCTTCACCGGGCTCCTCGCCCGGCTGGTGCGGGCGCGGGCGGGGAACCGGTGCACCGAGCCGTACTGCGACGCCCCGGTACGCCACATCGACCACATCCACCGGGATGCCGAGGGCGGGGCGACCGAGCTCGACAACGGGCGCGGGGTGTGCGAGTTCCACAACCACGTCCGCGAACAAGCCGGCTGGCGCGTCGCCCGCGGGCCGGACGGCGGGGTGCGGACCACGACCCCGACCGGGCACACCTACCTCGCACCCGGTTGA
- a CDS encoding ABC transporter ATP-binding protein: MAGVTYDAVTRRYPGSPRAAVDALDLEIADGEFLVLVGPSGCGKTTSLRMLAGLEDIDGGRIRIGDRDVTGVAPKERDIAMVFQNYALYPHMSVADNMGFALKIAGTPKAEIARRVAEAARILDLEQYLDRKPKALSGGQRQRVAMGRAIVRQPQVFLMDEPLSNLDAKLRVQTRTQIASLQRRLGVTTVYVTHDQVEAMTMGDRVAVLKDGLLHQCAPPGELYDRPADVFVAGFIGSPAMNLLTVPVTGDGIRLGDVPVPVERDLLAGAGERVTVGVRPEDLKLADEGLPLEVDLVEELGADAYVYGRTRIDGAEHELVTRVDGRRPPARGGTVHLVPDPERTHLFGADGLRLG; the protein is encoded by the coding sequence ATGGCCGGCGTGACCTACGACGCGGTGACCCGTCGGTACCCGGGATCCCCCCGGGCTGCCGTCGACGCCCTCGACCTCGAGATCGCCGACGGCGAGTTCCTGGTACTCGTCGGGCCGTCCGGCTGCGGCAAGACCACCTCGCTGCGGATGCTCGCCGGCCTGGAGGACATCGACGGCGGCCGGATCCGGATCGGGGACCGCGACGTCACCGGTGTCGCACCCAAGGAACGCGACATCGCGATGGTGTTCCAGAACTACGCGCTGTATCCGCACATGTCGGTCGCCGACAACATGGGGTTCGCGCTGAAGATCGCGGGGACGCCGAAGGCGGAGATCGCCCGCCGGGTCGCCGAGGCGGCGCGGATCCTCGATCTCGAGCAGTACCTCGACCGCAAGCCGAAGGCGCTGTCCGGCGGCCAGCGCCAGCGGGTCGCCATGGGCCGCGCGATCGTGCGCCAGCCGCAGGTGTTCCTGATGGACGAGCCGCTGTCCAACCTGGACGCCAAGCTGCGCGTCCAGACCCGCACCCAGATCGCGTCGCTGCAGCGGCGGCTCGGCGTCACCACCGTCTACGTCACCCACGACCAGGTCGAGGCCATGACGATGGGGGACCGGGTCGCCGTCCTGAAGGACGGGCTGCTGCACCAGTGCGCCCCGCCCGGTGAGCTCTACGACCGCCCGGCGGACGTGTTCGTCGCCGGCTTCATCGGGTCTCCGGCGATGAACCTGCTGACCGTGCCGGTGACGGGCGACGGGATCCGGCTCGGCGACGTTCCGGTGCCGGTGGAGCGGGACCTGCTGGCCGGGGCCGGGGAGCGTGTGACCGTCGGTGTCCGGCCGGAGGACCTGAAGCTCGCCGACGAGGGCCTCCCGCTGGAGGTCGACCTCGTCGAGGAGCTCGGTGCCGACGCCTACGTCTACGGCCGCACGCGGATCGACGGCGCCGAGCACGAGCTGGTGACCCGGGTCGACGGGCGCCGTCCCCCGGCCCGGGGTGGCACCGTGCACCTGGTGCCGGATCCTGAGCGCACGCACCTGTTCGGCGCGGACGGGCTGCGGCTGGGCTGA
- a CDS encoding nitrilase-related carbon-nitrogen hydrolase, which translates to MDAATTERPTGPVTVAACRIPARIDRPDPAIAERRVREAVAGGTRLVVLPELAVCGYAFTDAAEARAAAEPLDGPTVGRFARLTAELGCVLVAGLAELAPDGRVYSSAVVVEGGELRAAYRKVHLWDREAELFSPGDAPPPVVATAAGRIAPMVCYDLEFPEWVRAAAEAGAEIVAAPVNWPWRPTPDGQHPLEVAKVRAAAGAYRVHVVAADRCGTERGVAWFGAGVVCGADGHLLAGPGGPPPGEPGVLYARLDPAGARDKRLGPHNHALRDRRPELYRETVPPPEGAPPWPA; encoded by the coding sequence ATGGACGCGGCGACCACGGAGCGACCGACCGGCCCGGTCACGGTCGCCGCGTGCCGGATCCCGGCCCGGATCGACCGCCCCGACCCTGCGATCGCCGAGCGCCGCGTGCGCGAGGCGGTCGCGGGCGGGACCCGGCTCGTCGTGCTGCCGGAGCTCGCGGTCTGCGGCTACGCCTTCACCGACGCGGCCGAGGCGCGCGCGGCCGCCGAACCGCTGGACGGGCCCACCGTCGGACGGTTCGCGCGGCTGACCGCGGAGCTGGGCTGCGTGCTCGTCGCCGGGCTGGCCGAGCTCGCACCGGACGGGCGGGTGTACTCGAGCGCCGTCGTCGTCGAGGGGGGTGAGCTGCGCGCCGCCTACCGGAAGGTCCACCTGTGGGACCGGGAGGCGGAGCTGTTCTCGCCCGGCGACGCCCCGCCGCCGGTGGTCGCGACCGCGGCCGGGCGGATCGCCCCGATGGTCTGCTACGACCTGGAGTTCCCGGAGTGGGTGCGGGCCGCGGCCGAGGCCGGCGCCGAGATCGTCGCCGCACCGGTGAACTGGCCGTGGCGGCCCACCCCGGACGGCCAGCACCCGCTGGAGGTCGCCAAGGTCCGGGCGGCCGCCGGGGCCTACCGGGTGCACGTCGTCGCCGCCGACCGCTGCGGCACCGAACGCGGCGTCGCCTGGTTCGGCGCCGGCGTCGTCTGCGGGGCCGACGGCCACCTGCTCGCCGGACCCGGCGGACCACCGCCGGGGGAGCCCGGCGTGCTGTACGCCCGGCTCGACCCGGCCGGGGCGCGGGACAAGCGCCTCGGCCCGCACAACCACGCCCTGCGCGACCGCAGGCCCGAGCTGTACCGCGAGACCGTCCCCCCTCCGGAAGGAGCACCACCATGGCCGGCGTGA
- a CDS encoding ester cyclase: protein MALDPVAYQPYNDPDDFIREVTDRIWVQRDVSYIVDNYEPDSIVHGGLGTVIGRDGVIDGSLMRIAGTPQHIGVAEDVVWEARGDDAFLSSHLIFSADEILVDGVVKRIRKRNIANCLYRRGRMVEEWVVRDELANCLQMGIDPAEAALAQRFRGFQGSMTEEPPKDVLAVGDSGPRPDDFRPECEMVLEFIDEVWNSRRYQKVADYAHRDLFLHTVGDQTVLRPDGYQRDLLSLVAPFPDARFEIRDVQTNHTERYAGLRVAVTWVMRGTYRGTPDFGPLTGEETELLGISQFLVQDGRIVKEFRVYDEIALRAQINAGRTDEFTDTNIY, encoded by the coding sequence ATGGCGCTCGACCCGGTCGCGTACCAGCCCTACAACGACCCGGACGACTTCATCCGGGAGGTGACCGACCGGATCTGGGTCCAGCGCGACGTGTCCTACATCGTCGACAACTACGAGCCGGACTCGATCGTCCACGGCGGTCTCGGCACCGTCATCGGCCGCGACGGCGTCATCGACGGCAGCCTGATGCGGATCGCGGGCACCCCGCAGCACATCGGCGTCGCCGAGGACGTCGTGTGGGAGGCGCGCGGCGACGACGCGTTCCTCAGCTCCCACCTGATCTTCTCGGCCGACGAGATCCTCGTCGACGGCGTCGTGAAGCGGATCCGCAAGCGCAACATCGCCAACTGCCTCTACCGGCGCGGCCGGATGGTGGAGGAGTGGGTGGTGCGCGACGAGCTCGCGAACTGCCTGCAGATGGGGATCGACCCGGCCGAGGCGGCGCTCGCGCAGCGCTTCCGCGGATTTCAGGGCTCGATGACCGAGGAGCCCCCGAAGGACGTGCTCGCGGTCGGGGACAGCGGCCCGCGCCCGGACGACTTCCGGCCGGAGTGCGAGATGGTGCTGGAGTTCATCGACGAGGTCTGGAACTCCCGGCGCTACCAGAAGGTCGCCGACTACGCGCACCGCGACCTGTTCCTGCACACCGTCGGCGACCAGACCGTGCTGCGCCCGGACGGCTACCAGCGCGACCTGCTCTCCCTCGTCGCCCCGTTCCCGGACGCCCGGTTCGAGATCCGCGACGTGCAGACCAACCACACCGAGCGCTACGCCGGCCTGAGGGTCGCCGTGACCTGGGTGATGCGCGGGACCTACCGCGGCACCCCCGACTTCGGCCCGCTCACCGGCGAGGAGACCGAGCTGCTCGGCATCTCGCAGTTCCTGGTCCAGGACGGCCGGATCGTCAAGGAGTTCCGGGTCTACGACGAGATCGCGCTGCGCGCCCAGATCAACGCCGGCCGCACCGACGAGTTCACCGACACCAACATCTACTGA
- a CDS encoding LacI family DNA-binding transcriptional regulator codes for MSQPTVSRALTDHPRVSAATKRKVREAALALGYSTNAIGRALSVGRSNRIGLVVADLDNQFYANMIGPLHDELERLDRELVLITESAGSAPLAERVSAHGLAGVVLSTTTVDSIQPARLRDREVPFVYLNRTAPSVPADAVTVDPEPGVRAVVAEAVRLGHTRIGAIFGPRNTSTGELREQVVRTVLDEHGLALAQRDVLHGPFDFATGREGFRTLHERAGGPTLLLCGNDVVAHGVLDAAAGAGVPVPGHVSVVGFDDLPVSGWAMVRLSTIAYDMDEVARESARLLVSRLRAPGAEPAHVVYPTHYVARSTVAEPRA; via the coding sequence GTGTCGCAACCGACGGTGTCGCGGGCACTGACCGACCATCCGCGGGTCTCGGCGGCGACCAAGCGCAAGGTCCGCGAGGCGGCGCTCGCGCTCGGGTACTCGACGAACGCGATCGGCCGGGCACTGTCGGTGGGCCGGTCGAACCGGATCGGCCTGGTCGTGGCGGACCTGGACAACCAGTTCTACGCCAACATGATCGGCCCGCTGCACGACGAGCTGGAGCGGCTCGACCGCGAGCTCGTGCTGATCACCGAGTCGGCGGGCAGTGCCCCGCTGGCGGAGCGGGTGTCGGCGCACGGGCTGGCCGGCGTCGTCCTGTCCACGACGACCGTCGACTCGATCCAGCCCGCCCGGCTGCGGGACCGCGAGGTGCCGTTCGTCTACCTCAACCGCACGGCGCCGAGCGTCCCGGCCGACGCCGTGACCGTCGACCCGGAGCCCGGGGTGCGCGCGGTCGTCGCCGAGGCCGTGCGGCTCGGGCACACCCGGATCGGCGCGATCTTCGGCCCGCGCAACACCAGTACCGGTGAGCTGCGCGAACAGGTCGTCCGCACCGTTCTCGACGAGCACGGGCTGGCGCTGGCCCAGCGCGACGTCCTGCACGGCCCGTTCGACTTCGCCACCGGCCGGGAGGGCTTCCGCACGCTGCACGAGCGGGCGGGCGGGCCGACCCTCCTGCTGTGCGGCAACGACGTCGTCGCGCACGGCGTGCTCGACGCGGCCGCCGGGGCCGGCGTCCCGGTGCCCGGGCACGTCTCGGTCGTCGGGTTCGACGACCTGCCCGTCTCCGGCTGGGCGATGGTCCGGCTGAGCACCATCGCCTACGACATGGACGAGGTCGCCCGCGAGTCGGCGCGGCTGCTGGTGTCCCGGCTGCGCGCCCCGGGTGCGGAGCCGGCGCACGTCGTCTACCCGACGCACTACGTCGCCCGCTCCACGGTGGCCGAGCCCCGGGCCTGA
- the hisD gene encoding histidinol dehydrogenase — MSQELKSASGSVTRRSDDGVAERVRAIIADVRDRGDEAVREYSARFDGWEPESFRLSPERVDELIASLPGQVVDDIRFVQDQVRGFARAQRDSMHDVEVETLPGVVLGHRHVPVASAGAYVPGGRYPLTASAHMTIVTAKAAGVPNVVAATPPIRGEIPAATVAAMHLAGADEIHLLGGVQAVAAMALGTKSVSGVDMLAGPGNAYVAEAKRQLFGEVGIDLFAGPTEILVIADDTADPLTVAVDLLSQAEHGPDSPAVLVTTSERLGREVLDLVGRILPGMPTNDMAGPAWRDHGRIVVCDDADEMWRVADDLASEHVQVFTAEPREALDRMRNYGALFLGENTCVSYGDKVIGTNHVLPTLGAARYTGGLWVGKYLKTCTYQEVRDPAASADLGRVCGRASRVELFEGHARSGDLRAWRHGGDRFAWLDEVTATPSPVAGS; from the coding sequence ATGTCGCAGGAACTCAAGAGCGCGTCGGGATCGGTCACGAGGCGCAGCGACGACGGTGTCGCGGAGCGGGTCCGGGCGATCATCGCCGACGTCCGGGACCGCGGGGACGAGGCCGTGCGGGAGTACTCGGCCCGGTTCGACGGCTGGGAGCCCGAGTCGTTCCGGCTCTCGCCGGAGCGGGTCGACGAGCTGATCGCCTCGCTCCCGGGGCAGGTCGTCGACGACATCCGGTTCGTGCAGGACCAGGTGCGGGGCTTCGCCCGCGCCCAGCGGGACTCGATGCACGACGTCGAGGTCGAGACGCTGCCCGGCGTCGTCCTCGGGCACCGGCACGTGCCGGTCGCCTCGGCGGGCGCCTACGTGCCCGGCGGGCGCTACCCGCTGACCGCGTCGGCCCACATGACGATCGTGACCGCCAAGGCCGCCGGGGTGCCGAACGTCGTCGCCGCCACCCCGCCGATCCGCGGTGAGATCCCGGCGGCCACGGTCGCGGCGATGCACCTCGCCGGTGCCGACGAGATCCACCTCCTCGGCGGGGTGCAGGCGGTGGCCGCGATGGCGCTGGGCACGAAGTCCGTGTCCGGGGTGGACATGCTGGCCGGACCGGGCAACGCCTACGTCGCGGAGGCCAAGCGGCAGCTCTTCGGCGAGGTCGGCATCGACCTGTTCGCCGGCCCGACGGAGATCCTGGTGATCGCCGACGACACCGCGGACCCGCTGACCGTCGCCGTCGACCTGCTCTCGCAGGCCGAGCACGGCCCGGACTCCCCCGCCGTGCTGGTCACGACCTCCGAGCGGCTCGGCCGCGAGGTCCTCGACCTCGTCGGGAGGATCCTGCCGGGGATGCCCACGAACGACATGGCCGGGCCCGCCTGGCGCGACCACGGCCGGATCGTGGTCTGCGACGACGCCGACGAGATGTGGCGGGTCGCCGACGACCTGGCGTCCGAGCACGTGCAGGTGTTCACCGCCGAGCCGCGCGAGGCGCTGGACCGGATGCGGAACTACGGTGCGCTGTTCCTCGGCGAGAACACCTGCGTCTCCTACGGCGACAAGGTGATCGGCACCAACCACGTGCTGCCCACCCTCGGTGCGGCCCGCTACACCGGCGGGCTGTGGGTCGGGAAGTACCTGAAGACCTGCACCTACCAGGAGGTCCGCGACCCGGCGGCGAGCGCCGACCTCGGCCGGGTGTGCGGGCGGGCGTCGCGGGTCGAGCTGTTCGAGGGCCACGCCCGCTCCGGTGACCTGCGCGCCTGGCGTCACGGCGGCGACCGGTTCGCCTGGCTCGACGAGGTCACCGCCACCCCGTCCCCGGTGGCCGGGTCGTGA